A section of the Lepidochelys kempii isolate rLepKem1 chromosome 4, rLepKem1.hap2, whole genome shotgun sequence genome encodes:
- the UBE2D3 gene encoding ubiquitin-conjugating enzyme E2 D3: MALKRINKELSDLARDPPAQCSAGPVGDDMFHWQATIMGPNDSPYQGGVFFLTIHFPTDYPFKPPKVAFTTRIYHPNINSNGSICLDILRSQWSPALTISKVLLSICSLLCDPNPDDPLVPEIARIYKTDRDKYNRISREWTQKYAM, encoded by the exons GAACTTAGTGACTTAGCCCGAGACCCTCCAGCACAGTGTTCTGCAGGTCCAGTTGGAGATGATA TGTTCCATTGGCAAGCCACAATTATGGGACCT AATGACAGTCCATATCAAGGCGGCGTATTCTTCTTGACAATTCACTTTCCTACAGACTACCCTTTCAAACCACCTAAG GTTGCATTTACAACAAGAATCTATCATCCAAATATTAACAGTAATGGCAGCATTTGTCTCGATATTCTAAGATCACAGTGGTCTCCTGCTTTAACTATTTCTAAAG TTCTCTTATCCATTTGTTCACTGTTATGTGATCCAAATCCAGATGACCCCCTAGTGCCAGAGATTGCACGTATCTATAAAACAGACAGAGACAA ATACAACAGAATATCTCGGGAATGGACTCAGAAGTATGCCATGTGA